Proteins encoded in a region of the Mercenaria mercenaria strain notata chromosome 1, MADL_Memer_1, whole genome shotgun sequence genome:
- the LOC123529455 gene encoding WSC domain-containing protein 1-like codes for MRRLSATRTMHLSCILILCFCCFHLEAWINMAKYNLSNFLKPIFYLRVDGGKNDWIKSFEKNTICNERNVSLSKTALPLTGLVSFPGSGNTWTRHLIQQMTGIGTSSVYCDGSLKKRGFPYECYHKLRNKTVVIKAHVPEHLPLFTKIIFLIRNPYDAFLSFANYKEAGHTEHPTEGKLKKSLTKTVESSGRNYVNLARNITLQFKGPVHVLQYEKLKTDMANELRKLAKFLGVNVTKHDIYCTVKLQEGNFHRNTTDEKHIKLLQRMYDKENLLKIQEITRYTEKLFKEAYDLGVDLKGPEDQLFQ; via the exons atgagaCGACTGAGTGCAACAAGAACAATGCATTTATCTTgcattttaatattatgtttctgtTGTTTTCATTTAGAAGCATGGATTAACATGGCAAAATACAACCTGTCTAACTTTCTCAAACCGATCTTCTACCTACGGGTAGATGGAGGTAAAAATGATTGgataaaaagttttgaaaagaatACGATATGTAATGAAAGAAACGTGAGTTTGTCTAAAACCGCACTACCTTTGACAGGTCTTGTCAGTTTTCCAGGGTCAGGGAATACATGGACGCGGCACCTTATACAGCAAATGACAG GTATCGGCACTTCCAGTGTATATTGCGACGGAAGTTTGAAGAAGAGAGGGTTTCCATACGAATGTTACCATAAACTCAGGAACAAGACCGTAGTTATAAAAGCGCATGTACCAGAACATCTTCCATTGTTTACAAAGATCATCTTCCTTATCAGGAACCCTTACGACGCCTTTCTATCATTTGCAAATTATAAAGAAGCAGGGCATACGGAACATCCAACGGAGGGAAAGTTAAAGAAAT CACTTACTAAAACCGTTGAAAGTTCAGGGAGAAATTACGTTAATCTTGCCAGAAACATCACCTTACAGTTCAAAGGACCCGTGCATGTTTTGCAATATGAGAAGCTTAAAACCGATATGGCAAACGAGTTGAGAAAACTTGCGAAATTCCTTGGAGTGAATGTGACGAAACATGACATTTATTGTACAGTGAAACTACAGGAAGGAAATTTTCACCGCAACACGACTGACGAAAAGCATATCAAACTATTACAACGGATGTACGACAAGGAAAACCTGTTGAAGATACAAGAAATTACTCGGTATActgaaaagttgtttaaagagGCTTACGATTTAGGTGTTGATTTAAAAGGTCCCGAAGATCAactatttcaataa